The following are encoded together in the Echeneis naucrates chromosome 9, fEcheNa1.1, whole genome shotgun sequence genome:
- the LOC115049150 gene encoding protamine-like protein yields the protein MSAVIALPLAAPAKSPKKRARLQRRKTGPTVSDLILKAMSASTERGGISLAALKKALKAGGYDVVKNKARILIAIRRLLANKSLVQTKGTGASGSFKLNKKPPTPRKKKLVKKKKPKAKKVKRTGARKAAVGGTPATKKSPKKKRTTKSPKKAKRPTAAKKPKKPKSPKKAKRRVSKSRRTRAAAKK from the coding sequence ATGTCTGCGGTGATTGCTTTGCCATTGGCAGCTCCGGCCAAATCTCCGAAGAAGAGAGCCAGGCttcagaggaggaagacaggTCCCACAGTGTCAGACCTGATCCTGAAGGCCATGTCTGCATCCACAGAGCGTGGTGGCATTTCCCTAGCAGCCCTGAAGAAGGCTCTGAAGGCTGGAGGATACGATGTGGTGAAGAACAAAGCCAGGATCCTCATCGCCATCAGGCGCTTGTTGGCCAACAAATCCTTGGTCCAGACCAAAGGTACTGGGGCCTCGGGCTCTTTCAAACTGAACAAGAAGCCCCCCACACCTCGGAAGAAAAAGTTGGTCAAAAAGAAGAAGCCAAAGGCCAAAAAGGTCAAAAGGACTGGAGCTAGGAAAGCAGCTGTAGGTGGTACTCCAGCAACCAAGAAGtcaccaaagaagaagaggacgaCAAAGAGTCCTAAGAAAGCCAAGAGGCCCACTGCAGCCAAGAAGCCCAAGAAGCCAAAGAGTCCCAAGAAGGCCAAGCGCAGGGTGAGCAAGTCGAGGAGGACCAGAGCTGCTGCCAAGAAGTGA
- the mpeg1.1 gene encoding macrophage expressed 1, tandem duplicate 1 codes for MKTVASLLALSLLHISSPVPISRPTNGLRQCRTNLSIPALEVLPGGGWDNIRNMDMGRVMNLSYFQCQATEDGVYLIPDEVFVIPQKQTGLETNSEIIDSWLEQKSSTAHSINADISFFSVLNGKFSVESLRMKTHQVKDSSTTARVQVRNFIYTVKTYPDFTLDTRFTQQVKEIGDAIENNQTRNADYLSEKMVLDYGTHVITSVDAGASLVQEDYLRSTYVSDSVSQSTSVTSLAGLNFFDKLKFDISSKSSQSSSSLQTYQSNIQYSLVQSHGGTPFYPGITLQKWQESTRNNLVAIDRAGLPLNAFININTVPDLPQPTIDKVALRLSEAIERYYRVNTRPGCATVGSNNFNFQANVDDGSCEGPATNLSFGGVYQECKHLSPDAGPLCDTLSQKNPDTGAFSCRSPYSPTFLRSEVRQQGYSEKHCYERSYACGFLWLKTCHKSDCQDLYHVRSAQINTYWCSVDGKAPDNTGYLFGGIYSPSLLNPITKSKSCPQNFFPVKFLSDGQMICVSNDYETGARYAVPFGGLFSCQSSNPLARNQRRCPPKFSQHLATVSDGCEILYCVESGLFTGGQLQPVHLPPFTNPPLTSMQATNTVMVMTEGEKSWVRVGSTKTWKLVKPEELREFASKLNPEFSQTSSGKVVGVAFGVIAMVVLAVILAVILVRRRKKLSGLRKARGYQEIQGEVEHNEETAVLQDGA; via the exons ATGAAGACGGTAGCAAGTCtcctggctctctctctccttcatatctcctctcctgtccctaTCAGCCGGCCAACCAACGGCCTCAGACAATGTCGCACCAACCTCTCCATCCCAGCACTGGAGGTGCTGCCTGGTGGAGGCTGGGACAACATCCGGAACATGGATATGGGCCGAGTGATGAACCTCAGCTACTTCCAGTGCCAGGCCACTGAGGATGGGGTCTACCTCATCCCGGACGAAGTGTTTGTCATTCCTCAGAAACAGACGGGATTGGAAACCAACTCTGAAATTATTGACTCCTGGCTGGAGCAAAAAAGCTCAACAGCTCACAGCATAAACGCAGATATATCCTTCTTCTCCGTGCTTAATGGCAAATTTTCTGTTGAAAGCCTGAGGATGAAAACCCACCAAGTCAAAGACTCTTCAACTACAGCCAGGGTGCAG GTTCGCAACTTCATCTACACAGTGAAGACGTATCCAGACTTCACTCTGGACACACGCTTCACTCAACAGGTTAAAGAGATCGGTGATGCAATTGAAAACAACCAGACCAGGAATGCAGATTATCTCTCAGAGAAGATGGTGCTGGACTATGGAACTCATGTTATCACTAGTGTTGATGCCGGGGCCTCTTTGGTGCAGGAAGACTATCTCCGTTCTACCTATGTGTCAGACAGCGTCTCACAGAGTACCTCTGTCACAAGTCTGGCTGGCCTCAACTTCTTTGACAAACTCAAGTTTGACATAAGCAGTAAAAGTAGCCAAAGCAGCTCATCACTTCAAACATACCAGTCCAATATTCAGTACTCTCTCGTTCAAAGCCATGGAGGCACTCCTTTCTATCCTGGCATCACTTTGCAAAAGTGGCAGGAAAGTACCAGGAACAACCTGGTGGCTATTGATCGCGCAGGACTTCCCTTAAACGCCTTTATAAACATCAACACCGTCCCTGATCTGCCGCAGCCCACAATTGACAAAGTGGCCCTCAGACTGAGTGAAGCCATAGAGCGGTACTACAGGGTCAACACCCGTCCGGGCTGCGCCACCGTCGGCTCCAATAACTTTAATTTCCAGGCCAATGTTGATGATGGTTCTTGTGAGGGCCCCGCTACAAACCTCAGTTTTGGTGGCGTTTACCAAGAGTGTAAACACCTCAGCCCAGATGCTGGTCCTCTCTGTGATACCCTGTCCCAGAAAAACCCGGATACAGGTGCATTCTCCTGCCGCTCACCTTACAGCCCAACTTTTCTGAGATCAGAGGTGAGACAGCAGGGTTACAGTGAGAAACACTGTTATGAGAGATCCTATGCCTGTGGGTTTTTATGGTTGAAGACTTGTCATAAGTCAGACTGTCAGGATCTCTACCATGTTCGCTCTGCTCAGATCAACACCTACTGGTGCTCTGTAGACGGAAAGGCCCCGGACAACACAGGGTATCTTTTTGGTGGCATATACAGCCCCTCTCTTCTGAACCCCATTACCAAATCAAAAAGCTGCCCACAAAACTTCTTTCCAGTCAAGTTTCTCTCAGATGGCCAGATGATCTGTGTGAGTAACGACTATGAAACTGGTGCCAGATATGCAGTGCCGTTCGGAGGCCTCTTTAGCTGTCAGTCAAGCAACCCACTGGCGAGAAACCAACGTCGCTGCCCTCCCAAGTTCAGTCAGCACCTTGCTACAGTGAGCGACGGCTGTGAAATTCTGTACTGTGTCGAGTCAGGACTGTTTACAGGCGGACAGCTGCAGCCAGTCCACCTTCCTCCTTTCACAAATCCTCCACTTACCAGCATGCAGGCCACCAACACTGTAATGGTCATgactgagggagagaagagCTGGGTGAGAGTAGGGTCCACCAAGACATGGAAACTTGTCAAACCAGAGGAATTGAGGGAATTTGCGAGCAAACTTAACCCAGAGTTCAGTCAGACGTCTAGTGGAAAAGTGGTAGGTGTGGCCTTTGGGGTGATTGCCATGGTTGTACTGGCGGTCATTTTGGCAGTGATCttagtgaggaggaggaaaaagctgTCTGGGCTCAGGAAAGCTAGAGGCTACCAGGAGATACAAGGAGAGGTTGAGCACAACGAAGAGACAGCTGTACTGCAAGATGGGGCTTGA
- the prf1.5 gene encoding perforin 1.5, translating to MKAERYQWSKFVLIMLAFPVVRELCVVQGCRTGSGVECEKAPFVPGHNLAGEGFDVVRMQRTGAYVINVKAHMSDNHTCTLCPNRFQGGQVQRLPAAVLDWRPFSRCNKQLSSALHHSVDSLLRSSNSLVNNNWDLGLSLDNIGKAVLGGSRSDLARFARSQHSLDKATFAIHEISCTYYSYRLADHPQLSAEFTKHLKRLPQSLDTSQSRALYRRLIDTYGTHYIHQVQLGGKVRRITAFRTCLATLKGFSESEIKNCLNIELRAALGFFPANASFSNKCENLLKGNLSMGFYQGFMTHKSEVIGGERYFPDILYQQDPSEAYQSWMNSLHSNPDVVSYAIFPLHNLVEDSHISANLRSIITEYIKENQLQAGQAVSKNCSPTPNLDHNCCPLRAGRGSLRLEIHRAAGLRADTFTKTDAYVKIFYNGMYEETNTILDNNDPVWNATYDYGSVELGQELRFEVWDRDVLYNDRAGICVVFPERGTHSLSCQLSKGVLYFTYTVKCDTHLTGFKCGRYSPIAE from the exons ATGAAAGCAGAAAGGTATCAGTGGAGCAAGTTCGTTCTGATAATGTTGGCTTTTCCAGTTGTGCGGGAGCTCTGTGTGGTTCAGGGCTGTCGGACTGGCTCTGGGGTAGAATGTGAGAAAGCTCCATTCGTCCCCGGTCACAACCTGGCAGGAGAGGGGTTTGATGTGGTGCGGATGCAACGAACAGGGGCGTATGTCATCAATGTCAAAGCTCATATGTCTGACAACCACACCTGCACACTGTGTCCAAACCGCTTCCAAGGAGGACAG GTTCAGAGGCTCCCAGCAGCAGTGCTTGACTGGCGTCCCTTCAGCCGCTGCAATAAGCAGCTGTCTAGTGCCCTCCACCACTCTGTGGACTCCCTGCTGCGTAGCTCCAACTCCCTGGTTAACAACAACTGGGATTTGGGTTTGAGCCTCGATAATATTGGCAAGGCAGTGCTTGGAGGAAGCCGCTCAGACTTGGCAAGGTTTGCTCGTTCGCAGCACAGCCTGGACAAAGCCACATTTGCCATCCATGAAATTAGCTGCACCTACTACAG CTACAGGCTGGCTGACCATCCCCAACTGAGTGCAGAGTTCACAAAGCATCTGAAGAGACTCCCACAGAGTTTGGACACAAGCCAGAGCAGAGCCCTTTATAGACGGCTGATAGACACCTATGGGACACACTACATACACCAG gtCCAACTTGGTGGTAAGGTGAGAAGAATTACTGCTTTCAGGACCTGCCTGGCCACACTGAAGGGTTTCTCTGAGTCTGAGATCAAAAACTGCCTGAACATTGAACTCCGAGCGGCTCTTGGTTTTTTCCCTGCTAATGCCTCCTTCTCCAACAAGTGTGAGAACCTCCTGAAGGGCAATCTGAGCATGGGCTTCTACCAAGGCTTCATGACTCACAAGAGTGAGGTTATCGGAGGGGAAAGGTACTTCCCCGACATCCTCTACCAGCAGGACCCTTCTGAAGCATACCAGAGCTGGATGAACAGCCTCCACAGCAACCCTGACGTGGTTTCTTATGCCATCTTCCCTCTGCACAATTTGGTGGAGGACTCACACATCAGTGCCAATCTGAGAAGCATCATCACAGAGTACATTAAAGAGAACCAGCTACAGGCAGGTCAGGCTGTATCCAAGAACTGTTCTCCAACACCCAACCTGGACCACAACTGCTGTCCTTTAAGGGCAGGCAGAGGGAGTCTCAGACTGGAGatccacagagctgcaggtctgagggCCGACACCTTCACCAAAACAGATGCCTACGTGAAAATCTTCTACAATGGCATGTACGAGGAGACCAACACTATACTAGACAACAATGACCCAGTGTGGAATGCCACGTATGACTATGGCTCAGTTGAACTGGGTCAAGAGTTGAGGTTTGAAGTCTGGGACCGGGATGTTTTATATAATGACAGAGCTGGaatatgtgttgtgtttcctgaaCGAGGGACTCACTCGCTCAGCTGCCAGCTCAGCAAAGGAGTTCTCTACTTCACCTACACTGTAAAATGTGATACTCACCTGACAGGTTTCAAGTGTGGACGATACTCCCCCATTGCTGAGTag
- the smarcad1a gene encoding SWI/SNF-related matrix-associated actin-dependent regulator of chromatin subfamily A containing DEAD/H box 1A isoform X1 encodes MSLFNLDRFRFEKKAATCKEQDSCSKSPESEKENKPAQMKPVKTSPKSHVRGVVFEEVITFDLEEDGVISEPKKNKTVATKKSNSSKGKSPEIMASDNADDADNGLEEKVNKLKEIFPNVNRTDLIEVIGNTSTLEGAISVCLLQFDDKGDQCRKRKLDGSSSSKGSGEVQRSKRSRPSIAEISDEEASEVEEPSWEKQEAMVKRLQKKFPDQDKEELRLVLQEHDWNVENALQVLQMFSDPDNTSFSSPESEEEKSRKSKSKDKTNKDHKDLMQHKKLADSRNDGKESSEDSTDDTDVSKDSEDDSNSEDSDGPKQKHNTWLQRSDPATSSSSVKKTNTSSSLKSVASSSAAQMLSRFTSGTVIAKKQAAERKKKACASDEHVSSEDENDEDTEFEDSDNELHYNDGMTEIKGEVLTFFQDATIDELSLIAGCSVKKAQKIVELRPFHSWKSLVEVFHKDNGLSENLLLGCKLVLKERKVVLGLMSKCETISTKMVKQVTNVMEKGTGTMKQPAVLNSQFQLKPYQLIGLKWLLLLHEHQLSGILADEMGLGKTIQAIAFLAQLHQNGIEGPHLITVPSSTLDNWVRELKLWCPSLKVLVYYGSVEDRRYLRHDILSENVDFNVIVTTYNLAIGNESDRSLFRKLHLKYAVFDEGHMLKNMNTLRYRHLMAINAQHRLLLTGTPLQNNLLELMSLLNFIMPSMFSSSTTQLSKMFSMKSHEDQSRFERDRISQAKLIMKPFILRRVKNEVLKQLPAKEETVKFCSMSEKQQTLYKTLFDKLRTSTSGEKHEFCNVMMQLRKMANHPLLHRQYYTTEKLKAMSKLMLKEPTHFDADADLIQEDMEVMSDFELHCLCQQYSSIRSYQLKNDVLLDSGKFHYLTELLSSLKNKGDRVVLFSQFTMMLDIVEVLLKHLDHRYIRLDGSTPIADRIVLIDEFNTDPDIFVFMLSTRAGGLGINLTSANVVILHDIDCNPYNDKQAEDRCHRVGQTKTVKVIKLISKGSIEDCILQLGQKKLKLEQDMTAAEEGDEGTIPEDMASLIKASLGL; translated from the exons ATGAGCCTGTTCAACCTTGACCGCTTTCGTTTCGAGAAAAAAGCGGCGACCTGCAAAGAGCAAGACAGCTGCTCCAAAAGTCCGGAGTCTGAGAAGGAAAACAAGCCAG CTCAGATGAAACCAGTCAAAACCTCGCCAAAGTCCCATGTTCGAGGAGTGGTGTTTGAGGAAGTCATTACTTTTGATTTAGAGGAGGATGGAGTCATCTCTGAACCAAAGAAGAACAAAACAGTGGCAACAAAGAAATCCAA cagTTCTAAAGGGAAGTCACCTGAAATTATGGCATCAGATAATGCAGATGATGCAGACAATGGATTGGAGGAAAAGGTTAACAAACTCAAGGAAATATTTCCAAATGTGAATAGGACAGACCTAATAGAG GTCATTGGAAACACAAGCACATTGGAAGGAGCAATATCTGTCTGCCTTTTGCAGTTTGATGATAAAGGAG ATCAatgcaggaagaggaagttGGATGGATCCAGCAGCTCTAAAGGCAGTGGTGAGGTTCAACGCAGCAAGAGGAGCAGACCATCAATAGCAGAG aTCTCTGATGAGGAAGCTTCTGAGGTTGAAGAGCCAAGCTGGGAGAAGCAGGAGGCCATGGTGAAAAGACTGCAGAAAAAGTTTCCTGACCAGGACAAGGAG GAGCTGCGGTTGGTGCTGCAGGAACACGACTGGAATGTTGAGAATGCTCTGCAGGTTCTGCAGATGTTCTCAGATCCAG ATAATACCAGCTTCAGCTCACCTGAgtctgaggaagaaaaatccaggaaatcaaagagcaaagacaagacaaacaagGACCATAAAGACTTGATGCAACACAAAAAACTTGCAGACAGTAGGAATGATGGAAAAGAATCCAGTGAGGACAGTACAGATGATACAGATGTTTCAAAAGACAGTGAAGATGATTCAAATTCAGAAGACAGCGATGGtcccaaacaaaaacacaacacatggcTTCAGAGGTCTGATCCAGCaacttcctcctcatctgtgaAGAAGACCAATACATCCTCCTCCTTAAAGTCAGttgcctcttcctctgctgcccaGATGTTGTCCAGATTCACTAGTGGGACAGTTATAGCTAAGaagcaggcagcagagagaaagaaaaaagcatgtGCTTCAGATGAACATGTGAGCTCtgaggatgaaaatgatgaGGACACAGAGTTTGAGGACTCTGACAATGAGCTACACTATAACGACGGCATGACTGAAATTAAGGGGGAGGTGCTCACCTTCTTCCAGGATGCAACAATAGATGAGCTGTCGCTGATCGCTGGGTGCTCCGTTAAAAAGGCCCAGAAAATTGTGGAGTTGAGACCCTTTCATAGCTGGAAAAGCCTG GTTGAAGTCTTTCATAAAGACAATGGACTCTCAGAGAACTTACTGCTGGGCTGTAAACTGGTCCTGAAAGAGCGGAAGGTAGTCCTAGGGCTAATGTCCAAATGTGAGACCATTTCCACAAAAATGGTAAAGCAGGTCACTAATGTGATGGAGAAGGGCACAGGGACCATGAAACAGCCTGCTGTACTCAACAGCCA GTTCCAGCTGAAACCCTATCAGCTAATTGGTCTGAAGTGGCTACTGCTTCTGCATGAGCATCAGCTGAGTGGAATCCTCGCTGATGAAATG GGTTTGGGGAAAACAATCCAGGCCATAGCATTTCTGGCTCAGCTACACCAGAATGGAATAGAGGGGCCACATCTCATCACTGTGCCGTCCTCCACTCTGG ATAACTGGGTCAGAGAGCTGAAGCTGTGGTGTCCAAGCCTCAAAGTTTTAGTCTATTATG GATCTGTGGAGGACCGCCGCTACCTCAGGCATGATATTCTCTCTGAAAATGTTGACTTCAATGTCATAGTGACAAC GTATAACTTGGCCATCGGGAATGAGAGTGATCGCAGCCTTTTCCGCAAGCTGCATCTGAAGTATGCTGTGTTTGATGAAGGTCACATGCTGAAGAACATGAACACCCTGCGCTACCGCCACCTTATGGCTATTAAT GCTCAGCATCGCTTGCTGCTAACAGGAACGCCTTTACAGAACAACCTCTTAGAGCTGATGTCACTCCTGAACTTCATCATGCCTTCTATGTTCTCCAGCTCCACAACACAGCtctccaaaatgttttcaatg AAATCCCATGAGGATCAGAGCCGTTTTGAGAGGGACCGTATTTCTCAGGCTAAACTCATCATGAAACCGTTTATTCTCAGAAGAGTAAAGAACGAG GTCCTAAAGCAGCTGCCAGCGAAAGAAGAGACAGTGAAGTTTTGCTCAATGAGTGAGAAGCAGCAGACTCTCTACAAGACCCTCTTTGATAAACTCAGGACTTCCACCAGTGGGGAGA agcaCGAGTTTTGTAATGTGATGATGCAGCTGAGGAAGATGGCAAACCATCCACTGCTTCATAGACAATACTACACCACAGAAAAGCTCAAAGCCATGAGCAAACTCATGCTCAAG GAGCCAACTCACtttgatgctgatgctgatctGATTCAGGAGGATATGGAAGTGATGTCTGACTTTGAGCTACATTGTCTGTGTCAGCAGTACTCTTCCATCAGATCCTACCAGCTTAAAAACGATGTGCTGCTTGATTCTGGGAAATTCCACTACCTCACCGAGCTGCTGAGTTCACTTAAGAACAAG GGAGACAGAGTGGTGTTATTCAGTCAGTTCACCATGATGCTGGACATCGTTGAAGTGCTGCTGAAACATCTCGACCATCGTTACATCAGACTGGATGGATCTACACCAATTGCAGACAG GATTGTATTGATTGATGAATTCAATACGGATCCTGAcatatttgtgttcatgttgtcaACACGAGCTGGTGGCCTGGGCATCAATCTCACCTCAGCTAATGTTGTCATTCTGCATGACATCGACTGCAATCCCTACAATGACAAACAGGCAGAGGACCGGTGCCATCGTGTAGGCCAGACCAA GACTGTAAAGGTGATAAAGCTGATTAGTAAGGGCAGCATAGAGGACTGTATACTGCAACTAGgccagaagaagctgaagctggAGCAGGACATGACTGCTGCCGAAGAGG GTGATGAAGGAACCATACCTGAAGATATGGCATCTTTGATCAAAGCTTCACTGGGACTGTGA
- the smarcad1a gene encoding SWI/SNF-related matrix-associated actin-dependent regulator of chromatin subfamily A containing DEAD/H box 1A isoform X2 yields MSLFNLDRFRFEKKAATCKEQDSCSKSPESEKENKPAQMKPVKTSPKSHVRGVVFEEVITFDLEEDGVISEPKKNKTVATKKSNSKGKSPEIMASDNADDADNGLEEKVNKLKEIFPNVNRTDLIEVIGNTSTLEGAISVCLLQFDDKGGKKRKLDGSSSSKGSGEVQRSKRSRPSIAEISDEEASEVEEPSWEKQEAMVKRLQKKFPDQDKEELRLVLQEHDWNVENALQVLQMFSDPDNTSFSSPESEEEKSRKSKSKDKTNKDHKDLMQHKKLADSRNDGKESSEDSTDDTDVSKDSEDDSNSEDSDGPKQKHNTWLQRSDPATSSSSVKKTNTSSSLKSVASSSAAQMLSRFTSGTVIAKKQAAERKKKACASDEHVSSEDENDEDTEFEDSDNELHYNDGMTEIKGEVLTFFQDATIDELSLIAGCSVKKAQKIVELRPFHSWKSLVEVFHKDNGLSENLLLGCKLVLKERKVVLGLMSKCETISTKMVKQVTNVMEKGTGTMKQPAVLNSQFQLKPYQLIGLKWLLLLHEHQLSGILADEMGLGKTIQAIAFLAQLHQNGIEGPHLITVPSSTLDNWVRELKLWCPSLKVLVYYGSVEDRRYLRHDILSENVDFNVIVTTYNLAIGNESDRSLFRKLHLKYAVFDEGHMLKNMNTLRYRHLMAINAQHRLLLTGTPLQNNLLELMSLLNFIMPSMFSSSTTQLSKMFSMKSHEDQSRFERDRISQAKLIMKPFILRRVKNEVLKQLPAKEETVKFCSMSEKQQTLYKTLFDKLRTSTSGEKHEFCNVMMQLRKMANHPLLHRQYYTTEKLKAMSKLMLKEPTHFDADADLIQEDMEVMSDFELHCLCQQYSSIRSYQLKNDVLLDSGKFHYLTELLSSLKNKGDRVVLFSQFTMMLDIVEVLLKHLDHRYIRLDGSTPIADRIVLIDEFNTDPDIFVFMLSTRAGGLGINLTSANVVILHDIDCNPYNDKQAEDRCHRVGQTKTVKVIKLISKGSIEDCILQLGQKKLKLEQDMTAAEEGDEGTIPEDMASLIKASLGL; encoded by the exons ATGAGCCTGTTCAACCTTGACCGCTTTCGTTTCGAGAAAAAAGCGGCGACCTGCAAAGAGCAAGACAGCTGCTCCAAAAGTCCGGAGTCTGAGAAGGAAAACAAGCCAG CTCAGATGAAACCAGTCAAAACCTCGCCAAAGTCCCATGTTCGAGGAGTGGTGTTTGAGGAAGTCATTACTTTTGATTTAGAGGAGGATGGAGTCATCTCTGAACCAAAGAAGAACAAAACAGTGGCAACAAAGAAATCCAA TTCTAAAGGGAAGTCACCTGAAATTATGGCATCAGATAATGCAGATGATGCAGACAATGGATTGGAGGAAAAGGTTAACAAACTCAAGGAAATATTTCCAAATGTGAATAGGACAGACCTAATAGAG GTCATTGGAAACACAAGCACATTGGAAGGAGCAATATCTGTCTGCCTTTTGCAGTTTGATGATAAAGGAGGCAA gaagaggaagttGGATGGATCCAGCAGCTCTAAAGGCAGTGGTGAGGTTCAACGCAGCAAGAGGAGCAGACCATCAATAGCAGAG aTCTCTGATGAGGAAGCTTCTGAGGTTGAAGAGCCAAGCTGGGAGAAGCAGGAGGCCATGGTGAAAAGACTGCAGAAAAAGTTTCCTGACCAGGACAAGGAG GAGCTGCGGTTGGTGCTGCAGGAACACGACTGGAATGTTGAGAATGCTCTGCAGGTTCTGCAGATGTTCTCAGATCCAG ATAATACCAGCTTCAGCTCACCTGAgtctgaggaagaaaaatccaggaaatcaaagagcaaagacaagacaaacaagGACCATAAAGACTTGATGCAACACAAAAAACTTGCAGACAGTAGGAATGATGGAAAAGAATCCAGTGAGGACAGTACAGATGATACAGATGTTTCAAAAGACAGTGAAGATGATTCAAATTCAGAAGACAGCGATGGtcccaaacaaaaacacaacacatggcTTCAGAGGTCTGATCCAGCaacttcctcctcatctgtgaAGAAGACCAATACATCCTCCTCCTTAAAGTCAGttgcctcttcctctgctgcccaGATGTTGTCCAGATTCACTAGTGGGACAGTTATAGCTAAGaagcaggcagcagagagaaagaaaaaagcatgtGCTTCAGATGAACATGTGAGCTCtgaggatgaaaatgatgaGGACACAGAGTTTGAGGACTCTGACAATGAGCTACACTATAACGACGGCATGACTGAAATTAAGGGGGAGGTGCTCACCTTCTTCCAGGATGCAACAATAGATGAGCTGTCGCTGATCGCTGGGTGCTCCGTTAAAAAGGCCCAGAAAATTGTGGAGTTGAGACCCTTTCATAGCTGGAAAAGCCTG GTTGAAGTCTTTCATAAAGACAATGGACTCTCAGAGAACTTACTGCTGGGCTGTAAACTGGTCCTGAAAGAGCGGAAGGTAGTCCTAGGGCTAATGTCCAAATGTGAGACCATTTCCACAAAAATGGTAAAGCAGGTCACTAATGTGATGGAGAAGGGCACAGGGACCATGAAACAGCCTGCTGTACTCAACAGCCA GTTCCAGCTGAAACCCTATCAGCTAATTGGTCTGAAGTGGCTACTGCTTCTGCATGAGCATCAGCTGAGTGGAATCCTCGCTGATGAAATG GGTTTGGGGAAAACAATCCAGGCCATAGCATTTCTGGCTCAGCTACACCAGAATGGAATAGAGGGGCCACATCTCATCACTGTGCCGTCCTCCACTCTGG ATAACTGGGTCAGAGAGCTGAAGCTGTGGTGTCCAAGCCTCAAAGTTTTAGTCTATTATG GATCTGTGGAGGACCGCCGCTACCTCAGGCATGATATTCTCTCTGAAAATGTTGACTTCAATGTCATAGTGACAAC GTATAACTTGGCCATCGGGAATGAGAGTGATCGCAGCCTTTTCCGCAAGCTGCATCTGAAGTATGCTGTGTTTGATGAAGGTCACATGCTGAAGAACATGAACACCCTGCGCTACCGCCACCTTATGGCTATTAAT GCTCAGCATCGCTTGCTGCTAACAGGAACGCCTTTACAGAACAACCTCTTAGAGCTGATGTCACTCCTGAACTTCATCATGCCTTCTATGTTCTCCAGCTCCACAACACAGCtctccaaaatgttttcaatg AAATCCCATGAGGATCAGAGCCGTTTTGAGAGGGACCGTATTTCTCAGGCTAAACTCATCATGAAACCGTTTATTCTCAGAAGAGTAAAGAACGAG GTCCTAAAGCAGCTGCCAGCGAAAGAAGAGACAGTGAAGTTTTGCTCAATGAGTGAGAAGCAGCAGACTCTCTACAAGACCCTCTTTGATAAACTCAGGACTTCCACCAGTGGGGAGA agcaCGAGTTTTGTAATGTGATGATGCAGCTGAGGAAGATGGCAAACCATCCACTGCTTCATAGACAATACTACACCACAGAAAAGCTCAAAGCCATGAGCAAACTCATGCTCAAG GAGCCAACTCACtttgatgctgatgctgatctGATTCAGGAGGATATGGAAGTGATGTCTGACTTTGAGCTACATTGTCTGTGTCAGCAGTACTCTTCCATCAGATCCTACCAGCTTAAAAACGATGTGCTGCTTGATTCTGGGAAATTCCACTACCTCACCGAGCTGCTGAGTTCACTTAAGAACAAG GGAGACAGAGTGGTGTTATTCAGTCAGTTCACCATGATGCTGGACATCGTTGAAGTGCTGCTGAAACATCTCGACCATCGTTACATCAGACTGGATGGATCTACACCAATTGCAGACAG GATTGTATTGATTGATGAATTCAATACGGATCCTGAcatatttgtgttcatgttgtcaACACGAGCTGGTGGCCTGGGCATCAATCTCACCTCAGCTAATGTTGTCATTCTGCATGACATCGACTGCAATCCCTACAATGACAAACAGGCAGAGGACCGGTGCCATCGTGTAGGCCAGACCAA GACTGTAAAGGTGATAAAGCTGATTAGTAAGGGCAGCATAGAGGACTGTATACTGCAACTAGgccagaagaagctgaagctggAGCAGGACATGACTGCTGCCGAAGAGG GTGATGAAGGAACCATACCTGAAGATATGGCATCTTTGATCAAAGCTTCACTGGGACTGTGA